One Streptomyces sp. R28 DNA window includes the following coding sequences:
- a CDS encoding family 2B encapsulin nanocompartment shell protein, with amino-acid sequence MTTDRISLSPEAARQLATTTKTTPQMRGITPRYLLRALPWVDVESGVYRVNRRRTYVLGDDRISTHTDEGSPRVIPGDLREIPYLRESEDALLAQLADAFTETSFEAGQVLVQEGDTAEDLWVIVRGRAEKRAAGRYGDEALIQVIGDGQYFDLAAWTKGEPMPYAVKAVTPGVALRAARSALAGLMEHDGALRGAVESYAAGGMPAPGTEAPIDLSGGHVGEVDLPSTYVDYEDVPREYHMTLAQTRMMVHSRVADLYNGPMDQTRTQANLTVQALRERQESLMLNHPDFGLFHSVPAGQRVQARTGAPTPDDLDELLAKVWKQPAYFIAHPRAIAAFGRECTRRGVPPVTDSRFGSPLLTWRGVPLLPSDKVPCPGGPGEAAGTTEILLVRVGEAEQGVVGLRPAAVPDEVEPGLSMRNMGMDRKGITSYLMTAYFNTAVLVDDAIAVLQNVEVSKYHDYA; translated from the coding sequence GTGACGACCGACCGCATCAGCCTCAGCCCCGAGGCCGCTCGGCAACTCGCGACCACCACGAAGACGACACCGCAGATGCGCGGCATCACCCCGCGCTATCTCCTGCGCGCCCTTCCCTGGGTCGACGTCGAGTCGGGTGTGTACCGCGTCAACCGGCGCCGCACCTACGTCCTGGGCGACGACCGCATCAGCACGCACACCGACGAGGGGAGTCCGCGCGTCATCCCGGGCGACTTACGTGAGATCCCGTACCTGCGCGAGTCCGAAGACGCTCTCCTCGCTCAACTGGCCGACGCCTTCACGGAGACGAGCTTCGAGGCCGGGCAAGTGCTCGTTCAGGAAGGCGACACCGCCGAGGACCTGTGGGTGATCGTCCGGGGCCGCGCCGAGAAGCGAGCCGCCGGCCGGTACGGCGACGAGGCGCTGATCCAAGTCATCGGCGACGGGCAGTATTTCGACCTGGCGGCGTGGACCAAGGGCGAGCCCATGCCGTACGCCGTCAAGGCCGTCACCCCCGGTGTCGCCCTGCGCGCCGCGCGTTCCGCCCTCGCCGGGCTCATGGAGCACGACGGGGCGCTGCGCGGGGCGGTGGAGTCGTACGCGGCGGGCGGCATGCCGGCCCCCGGCACCGAGGCGCCCATCGACCTGAGCGGCGGTCACGTGGGTGAGGTCGATCTGCCGAGCACCTACGTCGACTACGAGGACGTGCCGCGCGAGTACCACATGACGCTCGCCCAGACCCGGATGATGGTGCACTCCCGTGTCGCCGACCTCTACAACGGGCCGATGGACCAGACGCGGACCCAGGCCAACCTGACCGTCCAGGCCCTGCGTGAGCGGCAGGAGAGCCTGATGCTCAACCACCCCGACTTCGGTCTCTTCCACAGTGTCCCGGCCGGTCAGCGCGTGCAGGCGCGGACCGGCGCTCCCACCCCCGACGACCTGGACGAACTGCTCGCGAAGGTGTGGAAGCAGCCCGCCTACTTCATCGCGCACCCGCGGGCGATCGCCGCGTTCGGGCGTGAATGTACGCGGCGGGGGGTGCCGCCGGTGACGGACAGCCGGTTCGGCAGTCCGCTGCTGACCTGGCGGGGCGTGCCGCTGCTGCCGTCCGACAAGGTGCCCTGCCCGGGCGGCCCGGGCGAGGCCGCCGGTACCACCGAGATCCTGCTGGTACGGGTCGGCGAGGCCGAGCAGGGCGTGGTGGGACTGCGCCCCGCGGCCGTGCCGGACGAGGTCGAACCCGGCCTGTCCATGCGGAACATGGGCATGGACCGCAAGGGCATCACGTCCTACCTGATGACGGCCTACTTCAACACCGCCGTGCTGGTGGACGACGCCATCGCCGTACTCCAGAACGTCGAGGTGTCCAAGTACCATGACTACGCCTGA
- a CDS encoding SufS family cysteine desulfurase has protein sequence MTTPDVTAWQTPTAGEQRAAAQPYPIRPRGFTAESVRPDFPVLHRTVNGHPLVWLDNAATTQKPRQVIEALAAYYGAANSNIHRGAHTMAREATEAYEAGRAAVADFLGAPSPDGVVFVRGTTEAVNLVAQTWGRANLGPGDDILVPVLEHHSDIVPWQMIAKETRARLVPVPLTPDGEIDQDAYADLLSSRTQLVAVSHASNVLGTVPPVKEMAALAHRYGAKVLVDGAQAVAHFPVDVQDLNADFYAFSGHKLFAPTGIGALYAKPELLAGMAPWQGGGNMIESVDFGKTTFAAAPHKLEAGTGHISGVMGLLAAVNWLTSLDREAVAAYEEGLMAYALQALATVPGLELIGSAADRIAVLTFTLAGQDPATVAGWLDRDGIAVRAGHHCAQPALAHYGLESAARASLALYNTSDEVDRLVASLRRLQQSA, from the coding sequence ATGACTACGCCTGACGTCACGGCGTGGCAGACGCCGACAGCCGGGGAACAGAGGGCTGCTGCCCAGCCGTACCCGATCCGACCGCGCGGTTTCACCGCCGAGTCGGTGCGGCCGGACTTCCCGGTCCTGCACCGGACCGTCAACGGCCATCCCCTCGTCTGGCTGGACAACGCGGCCACCACCCAGAAGCCGCGTCAGGTCATCGAGGCGCTCGCCGCCTACTACGGCGCCGCCAACTCCAACATCCACCGCGGGGCCCACACCATGGCGCGGGAGGCCACCGAGGCGTACGAGGCGGGGCGGGCGGCGGTCGCCGACTTCCTCGGCGCCCCGAGCCCGGACGGGGTCGTCTTCGTGCGCGGCACCACCGAGGCGGTCAACCTCGTCGCGCAGACCTGGGGGCGGGCCAACCTCGGGCCCGGGGACGACATCCTCGTGCCGGTCCTCGAGCACCACTCGGACATCGTGCCGTGGCAGATGATCGCCAAGGAGACCCGGGCCCGGCTCGTCCCGGTCCCGCTCACGCCGGACGGGGAGATCGACCAGGACGCGTACGCCGATCTGCTGTCCTCGCGCACCCAGCTCGTCGCGGTCAGCCACGCGTCGAACGTCCTGGGCACTGTGCCGCCCGTCAAGGAGATGGCGGCGCTCGCCCACCGCTACGGCGCCAAGGTCCTGGTGGACGGTGCCCAGGCCGTCGCTCACTTCCCCGTCGACGTACAGGACTTGAATGCGGACTTCTACGCGTTCTCCGGTCACAAGCTCTTCGCGCCGACCGGCATCGGCGCCCTGTACGCGAAGCCGGAACTCCTCGCCGGCATGGCGCCGTGGCAGGGCGGCGGGAACATGATCGAGTCCGTGGACTTCGGGAAGACCACGTTCGCGGCCGCCCCGCACAAGCTGGAGGCCGGTACCGGACACATCTCCGGAGTCATGGGACTGCTCGCCGCCGTGAACTGGCTGACGTCGCTCGACCGCGAGGCCGTCGCGGCCTACGAGGAAGGTCTCATGGCGTATGCGCTCCAGGCCCTTGCCACGGTGCCCGGGCTCGAGCTGATCGGTTCGGCGGCCGACCGGATCGCGGTGCTCACGTTCACACTCGCGGGACAGGACCCGGCCACCGTCGCCGGCTGGCTCGACCGCGACGGAATCGCCGTCCGCGCCGGTCACCACTGTGCCCAACCAGCCCTTGCACACTACGGGTTGGAGTCGGCGGCGCGCGCGTCCCTCGCGCTCTACAACACGTCCGATGAGGTGGACCGGCTCGTCGCTTCGTTGCGCAGACTGCAACAGAGCGCCTGA
- a CDS encoding Cmx/CmrA family chloramphenicol efflux MFS transporter: MPLVIYILGFGTFAQGTSEFMLSGLLPSVAGDLDVSLSEAGLLVSAFAAGMVVGAPLLTLATLRSPRRAALVGFQVVFVAGHAAAALVPHFGLLLVMRVVTGMAYAGFWALASVAAVSLVPAGLRGKAMSVVVSGLSLSMILGVPAGTLLAQYAGWRAAFWAVAVMSALSATAVLLTRPGGRETGVPQLRLRTELRSLAVPRLWVAYATTALTVSATIAVFSYLGALLEDVTGISEGLVPAVLGLYGVGALAGLTVGGRIADRAPFGVLLTGMGTVAVVAAAIAPTADMPAVVIPLAALLAAGGFMTNPAVNARVFGILGETRTLGGALNIAAFNVGIAVAPWVSGLVIDAGPGLAGIGRVGAAFAVAAVASTLLDRHLTRRHRHTTPAPAPAPRDAAESAAR, encoded by the coding sequence ATGCCCTTGGTCATCTATATCCTCGGCTTCGGCACGTTCGCCCAGGGCACCTCGGAGTTCATGCTCTCCGGGCTGCTGCCCTCCGTCGCCGGTGATCTGGACGTCTCCCTGTCGGAGGCGGGGCTGCTGGTCTCGGCGTTCGCCGCCGGGATGGTCGTCGGCGCACCGCTGCTGACCCTGGCCACCCTGAGGTCGCCTCGGCGCGCCGCACTGGTCGGCTTCCAGGTGGTGTTCGTCGCCGGGCACGCGGCCGCCGCGCTCGTGCCGCACTTCGGGCTCCTGCTGGTCATGCGCGTGGTCACGGGCATGGCGTACGCCGGTTTCTGGGCGCTGGCCTCGGTCGCCGCGGTCTCCCTCGTCCCCGCAGGCCTGCGCGGGAAGGCGATGTCCGTGGTCGTGTCCGGGCTGAGTCTGTCCATGATCCTCGGCGTTCCGGCCGGCACGCTGCTGGCGCAGTACGCCGGCTGGCGGGCGGCCTTCTGGGCGGTGGCCGTGATGTCCGCGCTGTCCGCGACCGCGGTGCTTCTCACCCGGCCCGGCGGACGCGAGACCGGGGTACCGCAGTTGAGGCTGCGTACCGAACTGCGCTCCTTGGCGGTGCCCCGGCTGTGGGTCGCCTACGCCACCACCGCGCTGACCGTCTCCGCCACCATCGCGGTCTTCTCCTACCTGGGCGCTCTCCTGGAAGACGTCACGGGCATCTCCGAAGGGCTCGTGCCGGCGGTGCTCGGCCTGTACGGGGTGGGCGCGCTGGCCGGCCTCACGGTGGGCGGCCGCATCGCCGACCGGGCCCCGTTCGGCGTCCTGCTGACCGGCATGGGCACGGTAGCGGTCGTGGCTGCCGCCATCGCGCCGACCGCGGACATGCCCGCGGTAGTGATCCCGCTCGCCGCACTCCTCGCCGCCGGCGGCTTCATGACCAACCCGGCGGTGAACGCCCGGGTGTTCGGCATTCTGGGCGAGACCAGGACCCTGGGCGGCGCGCTGAACATCGCCGCCTTCAACGTCGGCATCGCGGTCGCTCCCTGGGTGTCCGGCCTGGTGATCGACGCGGGCCCCGGCCTGGCGGGCATCGGCCGGGTCGGCGCGGCCTTCGCCGTGGCGGCTGTCGCGAGCACGCTGCTGGACCGGCACCTCACCCGCCGCCACCGGCACACCACGCCCGCCCCGGCCCCCGCCCCGCGCGACGCCGCCGAGTCCGCCGCCCGCTGA
- a CDS encoding helix-turn-helix transcriptional regulator produces the protein MEQNAELGDFLRTRRARLSPDDAGVAPGGGVRRVPGLRREEVARLAGVSTDYYTRLEQGRHPNVSEAVLDAVARALRLDDDERSHLFDLARPHATGPRRRRAERVQRVRPEVHQMLDILNGVSPAFVANHRQDVLAANQLARALITDWDALPYRERNFARFILLDPTARELYRNWDEVAEIVVADLRLEAGRHPDDALLNELIGEAVVKVPEFSAWWDSHRVAQCVHGTQHFHHPVVGEFTLHHETLAFPADPGQTVCVYTAEPGSASAQALALLASWSAPDATREDAESRSPRPGSTLRPE, from the coding sequence ATGGAGCAGAACGCAGAGCTGGGAGACTTTCTTCGCACCCGCCGGGCCCGTCTGAGCCCGGACGACGCGGGCGTGGCCCCGGGCGGCGGTGTCCGCCGGGTACCGGGCCTGCGCCGCGAGGAGGTCGCCCGGCTGGCCGGGGTGAGCACGGACTACTACACCCGCCTCGAACAGGGCCGCCACCCCAACGTCTCCGAGGCCGTCCTGGACGCCGTTGCGCGTGCCCTGCGTCTGGACGACGACGAACGCAGCCACCTCTTCGACCTCGCCCGGCCCCATGCCACCGGCCCCCGACGCCGCCGGGCGGAACGCGTGCAGCGCGTGCGCCCCGAGGTCCATCAGATGCTGGACATCCTCAACGGCGTCTCACCGGCCTTCGTCGCCAACCACCGTCAGGACGTGCTGGCCGCCAACCAGCTGGCCCGCGCCCTGATCACGGACTGGGACGCCCTGCCGTATCGCGAGCGCAACTTCGCGCGCTTCATCCTCCTCGATCCCACCGCCCGGGAGCTGTACCGGAACTGGGACGAGGTCGCGGAGATCGTCGTGGCCGATCTGCGCCTGGAGGCCGGGCGCCACCCCGACGACGCCCTGCTCAACGAACTCATCGGCGAGGCCGTCGTCAAGGTGCCCGAGTTCAGCGCCTGGTGGGACAGCCACCGAGTGGCCCAGTGCGTCCACGGAACGCAGCACTTCCACCACCCCGTGGTGGGCGAGTTCACCCTCCACCACGAGACCCTGGCCTTCCCCGCCGACCCGGGCCAGACCGTGTGCGTGTACACCGCCGAACCCGGCTCCGCCTCCGCCCAGGCCCTCGCCCTCCTCGCCAGCTGGAGCGCCCCCGACGCCACCCGGGAAGACGCCGAATCCCGCTCCCCTCGGCCAGGCAGCACGCTACGCCCGGAATGA